Proteins encoded by one window of Arachis hypogaea cultivar Tifrunner chromosome 1, arahy.Tifrunner.gnm2.J5K5, whole genome shotgun sequence:
- the LOC112805925 gene encoding protein MODIFIER OF SNC1 1 isoform X1 yields MTSSMLSGERRWASSSRRGGMTVLGKVAVPKPINLPSQRLEKHGLDPNVEIVPKGTLSWGSRSSSSASNAWGSSSLSPNTDGGASSPSHLSARPSSGGSGTRPSTASSDRALESCTNAWGSSSRPSSASGPLTSNQTSLASLRPRSAETRPGSSQLSRFAEPSADNSGAWSGARTAEKLGVSQPKSDGFSLSSGDFPTLGSEKDKSALNSELQDDSSHGRPSSSSGPQKEKSEASIVADVPVNENMKGGVIDSWRRDHQSHGEDDMRPGIEKWQGNTQPYPNTSVPPQHYDAWHGPPVNNPQNGVWFRGPAGGPPFGNPVTPGGFPIEPFPYYRPGIPPTGLVNSPPVPPPGNGPRGHPKNGDVFRPHMPDAYIRPGIPMRPGYFHGPMGFEGYYGPPMGYYNSNERDVPFMGMAAGPPVHNRYPNQNLPEPANSQGKPGGYGIAGKPLASEQVGSSHPPETAVPYRVLLKQHESNGKNERVNWEDSETTNASYRDRPRIAVWENEQRSNYRKNEMDLRKSAHGEEPPSQALENQVSSSSVTLKAKFPDSSGNIKKPGDISPRKLDRGNAASGVLETPPISSAPKDASLIKKIEGLNAKARDNSSARNRDEQRNKFHANSASVNNVKEAGAGGVFPARTPATDVINPPHHEVSASGGEKNFDSLSASGPTSSRQIARGMQSRGDHRNKGKTSNEDVDGWRKKPEFADISALSGAQLEATNLLIGDHQISVESYDRSGSYNPVRRDGESVQTRSEPIDSHDQRAKMKELAKQRTKQLQEEEEERIRKQKAKALAKLDELNRRSQAVEGPTSKESATTSDIPNKQQELQPSDSAIVSGKFGVVSSALNSDAKAIPHINDISINKVEKLPILSCEPPSETHVNSGKEAVLIHNQSMNLQQDVKSADGINALQFHNNITSKQKRTSYKQKQNLPSEKTGSEKVASSTSFGSKAENDLVVDISVSSGNVIHEVGSTGGLNMPMNSATMIDSSVNQRKKNTRNGKNKQKFEDSSSALPLAPKEANISKSSVEIDKAKVANIELEQGPVQPSSLSKDSTQFSEHHRHSASEEAHAKMNSQWKPQHSRRPSRNMQATRPGEKSHGSDAVMWAPVKHHNKTDVDESDEKTKAEAVNTEKSDQQVHNFKNKRAEMERYVPKPVAKEMAQQGSIQQQVVSSVNQAPSDGNVGRVDSVSVGPQIAQVTDSIVGKVTHGMEPKNRDGRHAKQGKAHGSWRQRNQMETTNVHDVRGGLDIDSNSEPIVQGQTEDRGDPKSEINLSKGQSMQINNYSDLDGSNNPVNHDSAAHVSVPVIKDHGATGRGRRVPFRGHKGGGMNHDVDHKKNDRELERNETPTSSSEPSQPDIGAAALKENRNVGERLTSHWQPKSQASNNQRGNKSSDLNVDSVVVGVKKEDSCCDEESIPAADDNMSNAHVAQPHNDQSVLDKSKARETTHFGNQDSKRERKHVPARRHPNSSNQGNVSLVEQSPTSIDQRHDHRPFSGFGKNGNLNRFGRGHEPRGDWKPPAQDNRHYNQSTNRERQGPNLHYEYHPVGPYDGSKSDNIERPKDGNHAGGRFRDRGQPHSRRGGGNFYGRQAGAD; encoded by the exons ATGACTTCAAGCATGTTGAGTGGGGAGCGAAG ATGGGCCTCTTCTTCCAGAAGAGGTGGTATGACTGTTCTAGGGAAAGTTGCTGTTCCAAAACCTATTAACTTACCCAGCCAGAG GTTAGAGAAACATGGTTTGGACCCTAATGTGGAGATTGTTCCCAA GGGTACCCTCAGCTGGGGTAGTAGATCATCATCTTCTGCATCAAATGCTTGgggttcctcttctctctctccaaATACTGATGGTGGTGCTAGTTCACCCAGCCACCTCAGTGCTCGGCCATCATCTGGTGGGAGTGGTACAAGGCCTTCGACTGCTAGTAGTGATAGGGCTCTCGAGTCCTGTACAAATGCATGGGGGTCAAGTTCTCGGCCTTCATCAGCATCTGGGCCGCTGACATCAAATCAGACTTCACTTGCATCATTGCGTCCTCGCAGTGCAGAGACAAGACCTGGTAGCTCACAGTTATCTAGATTTGCTGAACCCTCCGCTGACAATTCAGGTGCTTGGAGTGGTGCTAGGACCGCAGAGAAACTG GGAGTTTCTCAACCCAAGAGTGATGGATTTTCATTGAGCTCTGGAGACTTTCCAACTCTTGGTTCTGAGAAGGACAAGTCTGCCCTGAATTCTGAGTTGCAAG ATGACAGTTCTCATGGCCGACCTAGCTCCTCCTCAGGACCACAGAAGGAGAAAAGTGAGGCCTCTATTGTTG CTGATGTTCCGGTGAATGAAAATATGAAGGGTGGTGTGATTGATTCCTGGAGAAGGGATCATCAGTCTCATGGAGAGGATGACATGAGGCCTGGGATAGAGAAATGGCAAGGAAATACCCAGCCTTACCCtaatacttctgttccacctcaACACTATGATGCCTGGCATGGTCCTCCAGTAAATAATCCTCAAAATGGTGTTTGGTTCCGGGGTCCTGCTGGTGGGCCCCCATTTGGAAATCCTGTTACTCCTGGTGGCTTTCCTATTGAACCATTTCCTTATTATCGTCCAGGCATTCCACCAACTGGTCTTGTCAACTCACCACCAGTTCCCCCTCCTGGGAATGGACCAAGAGGGCACCCTAAGAATGGAGATGTCTTTAGGCCTCATATGCCTGATGCGTATATTCGTCCAGGCATTCCTATGAGACCTGGATATTTTCATGGTCCAATGGGCTTTGAGGGATACTATGGTCCTCCTATGGGCTACTACAATTCAAATGAACGAGATGTACCCTTCATGGGAATGGCAGCTGGACCACCTGTTCATAATAGGTACCCAAATCAAAATCTTCCTGAGCCTGCCAATTCACAAGGTAAACCTGGTGGGTATGGTATTGCTGGAAAGCCGTTGGCCTCTGAGCAAGTGGGATCCAGCCATCCTCCTGAGACTGCTGTGCCATACAGAGTTCTTCTTAAGCAACATGAATCTAATGGAAAAAATGAGAGAGTAAATTGGGAGGATTCAGAGACAACCAATGCATCATATAGGGACCGACCAAGAATTGCAGTCTGGGAGAATGAGCAGAGATCAAACTATAGAAAGAATGAGATGGATTTGAGGAAGAGTGCTCATGGTGAAGAACCACCTTCTCAGGCTTTGGAAAATCAAGTATCTAGTTCATCTGTTACTCTTAAGGCCAAGTTTCCTGACAGTTCAGGAAACATTAAGAAGCCTGGTGATATTTCGCCAAGGAAATTAGATCGTGGTAATGCTGCCTCTGGTGTGCTAGAAACTCCCCCAATATCATCTGCTCCAAAAGATGCCAGTCTGATTAAGAAGATAGAGGGTTTGAATGCAAAAGCCAGGGATAATTCATCTGCTAGAAACAGAGATGAGCAAAGAAATAAATTTCATGCCAATAGTGCTTCAGTGAACAATGTGAAGGAAGCTGGTGCTGGTGGTGTGTTTCCTGCTAGAACTCCTGCCACTGATGTCATAAACCCACCTCATCATGAAGTCAGTGCCTCTGGTGGAGAAAAGAATTTCGATTCCTTATCTGCCAGTGGACCAACATCATCCAG GCAAATTGCTCGTGGCATGCAAAGTAGAGGTGACCACCGTAACAAGGGAAAAACAAGCAATGAAGATGTTGATGGTTGGCGAAAGAAACCTGAGTTTGCTGATATCTCAGCTTTATCAGGTGCACAGTTGGAAGCAACTAATCTTCTTATTGGTGACCATCAGATCTCTGTTGAGAGCTATGATAGGTCTGGCTCATATAATCCAGTAAGGCGTGATGGAGAATCTGTTCAAACCAGGTCTGAACCAATTGATAGCCATGATCAG CGTGCCAAAATGAAAGAGTTGGCCAAGCAGCGGACTAAGCAACTgcaggaggaagaggaggagcgAATAAGAAAGCAAAAGGCTAAAGCTCTTGCAAAGCTGGATGAGTTGAATAGACGTTCTCAAGCAGTGGAAGGTCCAACTTCAAAAGAGTCTGCTACAACGTCTGACATCCCCAATAAGCAACAAGAATTACAGCCATCTGATTCAGCAATTGTATCAGGAAAATTTGGAGTTGTGAGTTCGGCTTTAAATTCTGATGCTAAGGCTATCCCTCATATTAATGATATTAGCATTAATAAAGTTGAAAAGTTACCCATCTTGTCCTGTGAGCCACCTTCAGAGACCCATGTGAATTCTGGCAAAGAGGCTGTTCTGATTCATAATCAGTCAATGAACTTGCAACAAGATGTTAAGAGTgctgatggcattaatgccttaCAGTTTCACAATAATATTACCTCAAAGCAGAAGCGAACAAGCTATAAACAAAAGCAGAATCTTCCTTCAGAGAAAACTGGGAGTGAAAAGGTTGCATCTTCCACTTCATTTGGCTCAAAGGCCGAGAATGATTTAGTGGTTGATATTTCTGTATCTTCTGGCAATGTTATCCATGAAGTTGGTTCAACTGGGGGATTGAACATGCCCATGAATTCAGCTACTATGATTGATTCCTCTGTAAACCAGAGAAAGAAGAATACCAGGAAtgggaaaaacaaacaaaaatttgaAGATAGTTCTTCTGCATTACCATTGGCACCAAAAGAAGCTAATATTTCAAAAAGCTCTGTCGAAATTGATAAGGCCAAGGTTGCCAACATTGAGTTAGAACAGGGTCCAGTTCAACCATCATCCTTGTCTAAGGATTCAACTCAATTTTCAGAGCATCACAGACATTCAGCAAGTGAGGAAGCCCATGCTAAAATGAATAGTCAGTGGAAACCTCAGCATTCTCGTAGGCCATCGAGAAATATGCAAGCTACTAGACCAGGAGAGAAATCTCATGGGAGTGATGCAGTGATGTGGGCCCCTGTGAAACACCATAATAAGACTGACGTGGATGAATCAGATGAGAAAACCAAAGCAGAGGCAGTCAATACTGAGAAGAGTGATCAGCAGGtgcataattttaaaaataagagggCAGAAATGGAGAGATATGTTCCAAAACCTGTTGCTAAAGAAATGGCTCAGCAAGGAAGCATCCAACAACAGGTGGTTTCATCAGTCAATCAGGCTCCATCAGATGGGAATGTTGGAAGAGTTGATTCTGTTTCTGTGGGTCCACAGATTGCTCAGGTAACTGATTCAATTGTTGGAAAAGTGACCCATGGAATGGAGCCTAAAAATAGAGATGGCAGGCATGCTAAGCAGGGTAAAGCGCATGGATCTTGGCGGCAGCGGAATCAAATGGAAACAACTAATGTGCATGATGTGCGGGGTGGACTGGACATTGATTCAAACTCTGAACCAATTGTTCAGGGACAAACAGAAGATCGTGGAGATCCTAAGTCTGAAATAAACTTATCAAAGGGGCAATCAATGCAAATTAATAACTATAGTGATCTTGATGGTTCAAACAATCCTGTCAATCATGATTCAGCTGCTCATGTTTCTGTTCCTGTTATTAAAGATCATGGAGCAACAGGCAGAGGTAGGCGGGTTCCTTTCAGAGGACATAAGGGTGGAGGGATGAACCATGATGTGGATCATAAGAAAAATGATAGAGAGTTGGAGAGAAATGAAACACCCACTTCATCCTCTGAGCCTAGTCAACCAGATATCGGTGCTGCTGCTTTGAAAGAAAATCGAAATGTTGGAGAACGCTTGACTTCTCACTGGCAACCCAAATCTCAGGCTTCAAATAATCAGAGGGGAAACAAATCCAGTGATCTAAATGTCGATTCAGTTGTGGTTGGAGTTAAAAAAGAGGATTCCTGTTGTGATGAAGAATCAATTCCAGCCGCTGATGACAATATGTCTAATGCTCATGTAGCTCAACCTCACAATGATCAATCAGTCTTGGACAAGAGCAAGGCCAGAGAAACTACACATTTTGGGAACCAAGATTCTAAAAGAGAGAGGAAACATGTGCCAGCAAGGAGGCATCCCAACTCCTCAAATCAGGGAAATGTTAGCTTGGTTGAGCAATCTCCCACATCTATAGATCAAAGGCATGATCACCGTCCATTCTCTGGCTTTGGCAAAAATGGAAACCTAAACAGGTTTGGAAGAGGACACGAGCCTCGTGGAGATTGGAAACCACCTGCCCAAGATAACAGGCACTATAATCAATCTACAAACAGGGAGAGGCAGGGCCCAAACCTGCATTATGAGTACCACCCTGTCGGACCATATGATGGCAGCAAATCAGACAACATAGAACGGCCTAAAGATGGTAATCATGCTGGTGGAAGATTTAGGGATCGAGGTCAACCTCATTCCCGGCGAGGTGGGGGAAACTTCTATGGACGCCAAGCTGGTGCTGATTAG
- the LOC112805925 gene encoding protein MODIFIER OF SNC1 1 isoform X2: MTSSMLSGERRWASSSRRGGMTVLGKVAVPKPINLPSQRLEKHGLDPNVEIVPKGTLSWGSRSSSSASNAWGSSSLSPNTDGGASSPSHLSARPSSGGSGTRPSTASSDRALESCTNAWGSSSRPSSASGPLTSNQTSLASLRPRSAETRPGSSQLSRFAEPSADNSGAWSGARTAEKLGVSQPKSDGFSLSSGDFPTLGSEKDKSALNSELQDDSSHGRPSSSSGPQKEKTDVPVNENMKGGVIDSWRRDHQSHGEDDMRPGIEKWQGNTQPYPNTSVPPQHYDAWHGPPVNNPQNGVWFRGPAGGPPFGNPVTPGGFPIEPFPYYRPGIPPTGLVNSPPVPPPGNGPRGHPKNGDVFRPHMPDAYIRPGIPMRPGYFHGPMGFEGYYGPPMGYYNSNERDVPFMGMAAGPPVHNRYPNQNLPEPANSQGKPGGYGIAGKPLASEQVGSSHPPETAVPYRVLLKQHESNGKNERVNWEDSETTNASYRDRPRIAVWENEQRSNYRKNEMDLRKSAHGEEPPSQALENQVSSSSVTLKAKFPDSSGNIKKPGDISPRKLDRGNAASGVLETPPISSAPKDASLIKKIEGLNAKARDNSSARNRDEQRNKFHANSASVNNVKEAGAGGVFPARTPATDVINPPHHEVSASGGEKNFDSLSASGPTSSRQIARGMQSRGDHRNKGKTSNEDVDGWRKKPEFADISALSGAQLEATNLLIGDHQISVESYDRSGSYNPVRRDGESVQTRSEPIDSHDQRAKMKELAKQRTKQLQEEEEERIRKQKAKALAKLDELNRRSQAVEGPTSKESATTSDIPNKQQELQPSDSAIVSGKFGVVSSALNSDAKAIPHINDISINKVEKLPILSCEPPSETHVNSGKEAVLIHNQSMNLQQDVKSADGINALQFHNNITSKQKRTSYKQKQNLPSEKTGSEKVASSTSFGSKAENDLVVDISVSSGNVIHEVGSTGGLNMPMNSATMIDSSVNQRKKNTRNGKNKQKFEDSSSALPLAPKEANISKSSVEIDKAKVANIELEQGPVQPSSLSKDSTQFSEHHRHSASEEAHAKMNSQWKPQHSRRPSRNMQATRPGEKSHGSDAVMWAPVKHHNKTDVDESDEKTKAEAVNTEKSDQQVHNFKNKRAEMERYVPKPVAKEMAQQGSIQQQVVSSVNQAPSDGNVGRVDSVSVGPQIAQVTDSIVGKVTHGMEPKNRDGRHAKQGKAHGSWRQRNQMETTNVHDVRGGLDIDSNSEPIVQGQTEDRGDPKSEINLSKGQSMQINNYSDLDGSNNPVNHDSAAHVSVPVIKDHGATGRGRRVPFRGHKGGGMNHDVDHKKNDRELERNETPTSSSEPSQPDIGAAALKENRNVGERLTSHWQPKSQASNNQRGNKSSDLNVDSVVVGVKKEDSCCDEESIPAADDNMSNAHVAQPHNDQSVLDKSKARETTHFGNQDSKRERKHVPARRHPNSSNQGNVSLVEQSPTSIDQRHDHRPFSGFGKNGNLNRFGRGHEPRGDWKPPAQDNRHYNQSTNRERQGPNLHYEYHPVGPYDGSKSDNIERPKDGNHAGGRFRDRGQPHSRRGGGNFYGRQAGAD; this comes from the exons ATGACTTCAAGCATGTTGAGTGGGGAGCGAAG ATGGGCCTCTTCTTCCAGAAGAGGTGGTATGACTGTTCTAGGGAAAGTTGCTGTTCCAAAACCTATTAACTTACCCAGCCAGAG GTTAGAGAAACATGGTTTGGACCCTAATGTGGAGATTGTTCCCAA GGGTACCCTCAGCTGGGGTAGTAGATCATCATCTTCTGCATCAAATGCTTGgggttcctcttctctctctccaaATACTGATGGTGGTGCTAGTTCACCCAGCCACCTCAGTGCTCGGCCATCATCTGGTGGGAGTGGTACAAGGCCTTCGACTGCTAGTAGTGATAGGGCTCTCGAGTCCTGTACAAATGCATGGGGGTCAAGTTCTCGGCCTTCATCAGCATCTGGGCCGCTGACATCAAATCAGACTTCACTTGCATCATTGCGTCCTCGCAGTGCAGAGACAAGACCTGGTAGCTCACAGTTATCTAGATTTGCTGAACCCTCCGCTGACAATTCAGGTGCTTGGAGTGGTGCTAGGACCGCAGAGAAACTG GGAGTTTCTCAACCCAAGAGTGATGGATTTTCATTGAGCTCTGGAGACTTTCCAACTCTTGGTTCTGAGAAGGACAAGTCTGCCCTGAATTCTGAGTTGCAAG ATGACAGTTCTCATGGCCGACCTAGCTCCTCCTCAGGACCACAGAAGGAGAAAA CTGATGTTCCGGTGAATGAAAATATGAAGGGTGGTGTGATTGATTCCTGGAGAAGGGATCATCAGTCTCATGGAGAGGATGACATGAGGCCTGGGATAGAGAAATGGCAAGGAAATACCCAGCCTTACCCtaatacttctgttccacctcaACACTATGATGCCTGGCATGGTCCTCCAGTAAATAATCCTCAAAATGGTGTTTGGTTCCGGGGTCCTGCTGGTGGGCCCCCATTTGGAAATCCTGTTACTCCTGGTGGCTTTCCTATTGAACCATTTCCTTATTATCGTCCAGGCATTCCACCAACTGGTCTTGTCAACTCACCACCAGTTCCCCCTCCTGGGAATGGACCAAGAGGGCACCCTAAGAATGGAGATGTCTTTAGGCCTCATATGCCTGATGCGTATATTCGTCCAGGCATTCCTATGAGACCTGGATATTTTCATGGTCCAATGGGCTTTGAGGGATACTATGGTCCTCCTATGGGCTACTACAATTCAAATGAACGAGATGTACCCTTCATGGGAATGGCAGCTGGACCACCTGTTCATAATAGGTACCCAAATCAAAATCTTCCTGAGCCTGCCAATTCACAAGGTAAACCTGGTGGGTATGGTATTGCTGGAAAGCCGTTGGCCTCTGAGCAAGTGGGATCCAGCCATCCTCCTGAGACTGCTGTGCCATACAGAGTTCTTCTTAAGCAACATGAATCTAATGGAAAAAATGAGAGAGTAAATTGGGAGGATTCAGAGACAACCAATGCATCATATAGGGACCGACCAAGAATTGCAGTCTGGGAGAATGAGCAGAGATCAAACTATAGAAAGAATGAGATGGATTTGAGGAAGAGTGCTCATGGTGAAGAACCACCTTCTCAGGCTTTGGAAAATCAAGTATCTAGTTCATCTGTTACTCTTAAGGCCAAGTTTCCTGACAGTTCAGGAAACATTAAGAAGCCTGGTGATATTTCGCCAAGGAAATTAGATCGTGGTAATGCTGCCTCTGGTGTGCTAGAAACTCCCCCAATATCATCTGCTCCAAAAGATGCCAGTCTGATTAAGAAGATAGAGGGTTTGAATGCAAAAGCCAGGGATAATTCATCTGCTAGAAACAGAGATGAGCAAAGAAATAAATTTCATGCCAATAGTGCTTCAGTGAACAATGTGAAGGAAGCTGGTGCTGGTGGTGTGTTTCCTGCTAGAACTCCTGCCACTGATGTCATAAACCCACCTCATCATGAAGTCAGTGCCTCTGGTGGAGAAAAGAATTTCGATTCCTTATCTGCCAGTGGACCAACATCATCCAG GCAAATTGCTCGTGGCATGCAAAGTAGAGGTGACCACCGTAACAAGGGAAAAACAAGCAATGAAGATGTTGATGGTTGGCGAAAGAAACCTGAGTTTGCTGATATCTCAGCTTTATCAGGTGCACAGTTGGAAGCAACTAATCTTCTTATTGGTGACCATCAGATCTCTGTTGAGAGCTATGATAGGTCTGGCTCATATAATCCAGTAAGGCGTGATGGAGAATCTGTTCAAACCAGGTCTGAACCAATTGATAGCCATGATCAG CGTGCCAAAATGAAAGAGTTGGCCAAGCAGCGGACTAAGCAACTgcaggaggaagaggaggagcgAATAAGAAAGCAAAAGGCTAAAGCTCTTGCAAAGCTGGATGAGTTGAATAGACGTTCTCAAGCAGTGGAAGGTCCAACTTCAAAAGAGTCTGCTACAACGTCTGACATCCCCAATAAGCAACAAGAATTACAGCCATCTGATTCAGCAATTGTATCAGGAAAATTTGGAGTTGTGAGTTCGGCTTTAAATTCTGATGCTAAGGCTATCCCTCATATTAATGATATTAGCATTAATAAAGTTGAAAAGTTACCCATCTTGTCCTGTGAGCCACCTTCAGAGACCCATGTGAATTCTGGCAAAGAGGCTGTTCTGATTCATAATCAGTCAATGAACTTGCAACAAGATGTTAAGAGTgctgatggcattaatgccttaCAGTTTCACAATAATATTACCTCAAAGCAGAAGCGAACAAGCTATAAACAAAAGCAGAATCTTCCTTCAGAGAAAACTGGGAGTGAAAAGGTTGCATCTTCCACTTCATTTGGCTCAAAGGCCGAGAATGATTTAGTGGTTGATATTTCTGTATCTTCTGGCAATGTTATCCATGAAGTTGGTTCAACTGGGGGATTGAACATGCCCATGAATTCAGCTACTATGATTGATTCCTCTGTAAACCAGAGAAAGAAGAATACCAGGAAtgggaaaaacaaacaaaaatttgaAGATAGTTCTTCTGCATTACCATTGGCACCAAAAGAAGCTAATATTTCAAAAAGCTCTGTCGAAATTGATAAGGCCAAGGTTGCCAACATTGAGTTAGAACAGGGTCCAGTTCAACCATCATCCTTGTCTAAGGATTCAACTCAATTTTCAGAGCATCACAGACATTCAGCAAGTGAGGAAGCCCATGCTAAAATGAATAGTCAGTGGAAACCTCAGCATTCTCGTAGGCCATCGAGAAATATGCAAGCTACTAGACCAGGAGAGAAATCTCATGGGAGTGATGCAGTGATGTGGGCCCCTGTGAAACACCATAATAAGACTGACGTGGATGAATCAGATGAGAAAACCAAAGCAGAGGCAGTCAATACTGAGAAGAGTGATCAGCAGGtgcataattttaaaaataagagggCAGAAATGGAGAGATATGTTCCAAAACCTGTTGCTAAAGAAATGGCTCAGCAAGGAAGCATCCAACAACAGGTGGTTTCATCAGTCAATCAGGCTCCATCAGATGGGAATGTTGGAAGAGTTGATTCTGTTTCTGTGGGTCCACAGATTGCTCAGGTAACTGATTCAATTGTTGGAAAAGTGACCCATGGAATGGAGCCTAAAAATAGAGATGGCAGGCATGCTAAGCAGGGTAAAGCGCATGGATCTTGGCGGCAGCGGAATCAAATGGAAACAACTAATGTGCATGATGTGCGGGGTGGACTGGACATTGATTCAAACTCTGAACCAATTGTTCAGGGACAAACAGAAGATCGTGGAGATCCTAAGTCTGAAATAAACTTATCAAAGGGGCAATCAATGCAAATTAATAACTATAGTGATCTTGATGGTTCAAACAATCCTGTCAATCATGATTCAGCTGCTCATGTTTCTGTTCCTGTTATTAAAGATCATGGAGCAACAGGCAGAGGTAGGCGGGTTCCTTTCAGAGGACATAAGGGTGGAGGGATGAACCATGATGTGGATCATAAGAAAAATGATAGAGAGTTGGAGAGAAATGAAACACCCACTTCATCCTCTGAGCCTAGTCAACCAGATATCGGTGCTGCTGCTTTGAAAGAAAATCGAAATGTTGGAGAACGCTTGACTTCTCACTGGCAACCCAAATCTCAGGCTTCAAATAATCAGAGGGGAAACAAATCCAGTGATCTAAATGTCGATTCAGTTGTGGTTGGAGTTAAAAAAGAGGATTCCTGTTGTGATGAAGAATCAATTCCAGCCGCTGATGACAATATGTCTAATGCTCATGTAGCTCAACCTCACAATGATCAATCAGTCTTGGACAAGAGCAAGGCCAGAGAAACTACACATTTTGGGAACCAAGATTCTAAAAGAGAGAGGAAACATGTGCCAGCAAGGAGGCATCCCAACTCCTCAAATCAGGGAAATGTTAGCTTGGTTGAGCAATCTCCCACATCTATAGATCAAAGGCATGATCACCGTCCATTCTCTGGCTTTGGCAAAAATGGAAACCTAAACAGGTTTGGAAGAGGACACGAGCCTCGTGGAGATTGGAAACCACCTGCCCAAGATAACAGGCACTATAATCAATCTACAAACAGGGAGAGGCAGGGCCCAAACCTGCATTATGAGTACCACCCTGTCGGACCATATGATGGCAGCAAATCAGACAACATAGAACGGCCTAAAGATGGTAATCATGCTGGTGGAAGATTTAGGGATCGAGGTCAACCTCATTCCCGGCGAGGTGGGGGAAACTTCTATGGACGCCAAGCTGGTGCTGATTAG